From Acidothermus cellulolyticus 11B, a single genomic window includes:
- a CDS encoding HhH-GPD-type base excision DNA repair protein: MATWLAGQPDADALLDRNAFALLVGMVLDQQIPIEKAFTAPYLLMQRLDVTDLDPATVAATDVERLVDVFTGPPALHRFPRAMAERVHRLARLLVDEYDGDAEALWRTATTGQRVVERLAVLPGFGPQKAKIFLALLGKQRGFRPRGWRQAAEPFAAENSFLSVADVVDAESLAKVRATKKEMKAGTKRLGSESALRRPRGRTR; encoded by the coding sequence ATGGCCACGTGGCTCGCGGGACAACCCGACGCGGATGCTCTACTGGATCGGAACGCATTCGCCCTTCTCGTCGGCATGGTCCTCGACCAGCAAATTCCCATCGAAAAGGCCTTTACCGCGCCGTATTTGTTGATGCAGCGCCTCGACGTCACGGACCTCGACCCGGCCACCGTCGCGGCGACCGATGTGGAGCGCCTCGTCGATGTGTTCACCGGCCCTCCGGCGTTGCACCGTTTTCCCCGCGCGATGGCCGAGCGGGTGCATCGCTTGGCGCGTCTTCTTGTCGACGAGTACGACGGAGATGCCGAGGCGCTCTGGCGTACGGCGACGACCGGACAGCGCGTGGTCGAACGCTTGGCGGTCTTACCCGGTTTCGGTCCGCAGAAGGCGAAGATTTTCCTTGCTCTGTTGGGGAAACAGCGCGGCTTTCGCCCTCGAGGGTGGCGGCAGGCGGCGGAACCGTTTGCCGCGGAGAATTCCTTTCTCTCGGTCGCCGATGTGGTGGACGCCGAGTCGCTGGCGAAGGTGCGGGCCACGAAGAAAGAAATGAAGGCAGGAACGAAGAGACTGGGATCGGAGTCGGCGCTGCGACGGCCGCGCGGTCGGACCCGCTGA
- a CDS encoding dienelactone hydrolase family protein, with translation MPYDAFLAETVTIHGHGGDAIEAYAARPLRPEPRGGVVVIHHMPGYDRATKEITRRFAEAGFNAICPNLYSREAPGAAPDDAAAAARARGGVPDDRLVGDVAGAATYLRELSNANGKVGVIGYCSGGRQAVLAACSLDINAAVDCYGAFVVSPPPPGAPLAVRPLTDELPKLRCPLLGLFGADDAHPSPAETAEFEKILAEHGKTYEFHTYNGAGHAFFAVDRPSYRPEAANDGWQRILEWFQRYLATGA, from the coding sequence ATGCCGTACGACGCCTTTCTCGCTGAGACGGTGACGATCCACGGACACGGCGGCGATGCCATCGAAGCGTACGCCGCGCGGCCGTTGCGGCCGGAGCCGCGCGGTGGGGTCGTGGTCATCCACCACATGCCCGGCTACGACCGCGCCACCAAGGAAATCACCCGTCGGTTCGCCGAGGCCGGGTTCAATGCGATCTGCCCGAATCTCTACAGCCGCGAGGCACCCGGTGCTGCACCGGACGACGCGGCCGCCGCGGCGAGGGCACGCGGCGGCGTCCCCGACGACCGACTGGTCGGCGACGTCGCCGGCGCCGCCACATACCTACGGGAATTGTCCAACGCCAACGGCAAAGTCGGCGTCATCGGCTACTGCTCCGGCGGCCGGCAAGCGGTGCTCGCCGCGTGCAGCCTTGACATCAACGCGGCGGTCGACTGTTACGGCGCATTCGTCGTCTCCCCTCCCCCGCCGGGTGCGCCGCTCGCCGTCCGGCCGCTTACCGACGAATTACCGAAGCTCCGCTGTCCGCTGCTCGGCCTCTTCGGCGCGGACGACGCCCACCCAAGCCCCGCGGAAACCGCGGAATTCGAGAAAATTCTCGCCGAACACGGGAAGACGTACGAGTTTCACACGTACAACGGCGCAGGCCATGCGTTCTTCGCGGTGGACCGGCCAAGCTACCGGCCGGAAGCCGCAAATGACGGTTGGCAACGCATTCTCGAGTGGTTCCAGCGGTACCTCGCGACCGGGGCATAG
- a CDS encoding alpha/beta hydrolase gives MRIVVDYEELRRLGDIWAQLSGRLVTQAVAVAALAAEVGVGVADLLAPWEVAAAERAILAAVVGRSGLVGMAAALAVDAGRLRAVVLREEIVDDLPVRSWSEFLGWAVAAPYDLVTGRWSSLTQGRDRFGRALDATVTFLAPHLEELLVAGAWSPLCRLDAMLRRPLRVDPVAGVPLSAVAAAVPDGPGAAITNPRLPRWSEQPPVDAAEMLRRVGDLEAFPDAVLAVQCLADRDGGSRYVVYLPGMRSMGSTPTPQDLPGAFVSLFRGSSAYTRSVIAALDAAGVPIGAPVMLVGHSEGGIVAADLAGDPTVNGRRVRITHVLAAGAPVDGKKIPHSTHLLSIENTADFVTHLDGTDKPVAGSSQITYRYFADGHSIMANHDVRGYADRLALLADSPQPQWRQFAADTAPYRSGQATTMVFTLRDEPPGRDEPPGRDEPPGRDEPPGRDDPPGRPEHADPAR, from the coding sequence GTGCGAATCGTCGTGGACTACGAAGAATTGCGCCGGTTGGGCGACATCTGGGCGCAGCTCAGCGGCCGGTTGGTCACCCAGGCCGTGGCGGTGGCGGCTCTTGCCGCGGAGGTAGGGGTCGGCGTCGCCGATCTGCTCGCGCCGTGGGAAGTGGCGGCCGCCGAGCGTGCAATTCTTGCCGCAGTGGTAGGCAGAAGCGGCCTGGTGGGCATGGCCGCGGCCCTCGCCGTCGACGCCGGCCGACTGCGGGCCGTCGTCCTCCGCGAGGAGATCGTTGACGATCTGCCGGTTCGATCGTGGTCTGAGTTCCTCGGCTGGGCGGTCGCTGCGCCGTACGACCTGGTGACCGGTCGCTGGAGCTCCTTGACCCAGGGACGTGACCGCTTCGGTCGAGCGCTCGACGCCACGGTGACATTTCTCGCGCCTCACCTGGAGGAGCTGCTCGTCGCCGGCGCCTGGTCGCCACTCTGCCGGCTGGACGCCATGCTGCGGCGGCCTCTCCGTGTCGACCCGGTTGCCGGGGTTCCGCTCTCCGCCGTGGCCGCCGCGGTACCCGATGGGCCCGGAGCAGCGATCACGAATCCACGACTGCCGCGCTGGTCCGAGCAGCCTCCGGTCGACGCGGCGGAAATGCTTCGCAGGGTAGGCGATCTCGAAGCATTTCCTGACGCGGTGCTCGCTGTTCAATGCTTGGCCGACCGCGATGGCGGCTCGCGCTACGTCGTCTATTTGCCGGGGATGCGGTCCATGGGTTCGACACCCACCCCGCAAGACCTGCCTGGTGCGTTCGTGAGCCTGTTCCGCGGCTCCTCCGCCTATACGCGCAGTGTCATCGCGGCCTTGGACGCGGCGGGCGTGCCGATCGGCGCGCCGGTGATGCTGGTGGGGCACTCCGAAGGCGGCATCGTCGCCGCTGATCTGGCGGGTGACCCGACCGTGAACGGCCGGCGTGTGCGCATCACGCACGTTCTCGCGGCAGGCGCACCGGTCGATGGCAAGAAGATTCCGCACTCGACGCACCTGCTCAGCATCGAAAACACGGCGGATTTTGTGACGCATCTCGACGGCACCGACAAACCGGTGGCAGGTTCGTCCCAGATCACGTACCGGTACTTCGCGGATGGTCACAGCATCATGGCGAATCACGATGTCCGCGGGTACGCCGATCGGCTCGCGCTCCTCGCGGACTCCCCGCAGCCGCAGTGGCGGCAGTTTGCCGCCGACACCGCGCCGTATCGCAGCGGCCAGGCGACCACGATGGTCTTCACCCTGCGAGACGAGCCGCCGGGGCGAGACGAGCCGCCGGGGCGAGACGAGCCGCCGGGGCGAGACGAGCCGCCGGGGCGAGACGACCCGCCGGGGCGTCCGGAGCATGCCGACCCGGCACGATAG
- a CDS encoding cystathionine gamma-lyase: MNDAGTPRHPEQSDPRCQSAEPADTGRSGATPIVSGDGTRVLTAGGMPGGQGTPLVPSPVFASTYVLHGEPAGPYQYGRLTNPTWTAWEAALADLEGGPAIAFASGIAAVTAVLATTLRPGDTMLMASDCYYATRRLAEEFLSDFGVVTRWAPTGPEMAAQVAGARLVWIESPSNPGLDVCDIAELARRCRDEGALLAVDNTTATPLGQQPLLLGADFSVASDTKAMTGHSDIVLGHVACRTGELAERIRGWRNSTGAIPGPFETWLAHRSLATLDLRLARQADNARELAAMLAAHPAVRRVRYPWLPSDPAYPLAVRQMRRPGGLVSFELAGAAEAEAFLGALRLVTVATSFGGVHSTAERRARWGGDDVPPGFIRFSCGCEDAADLLADVEQALARLR; encoded by the coding sequence ATGAACGACGCTGGGACGCCGCGGCATCCGGAGCAGAGCGATCCTCGCTGCCAATCCGCGGAACCCGCCGATACCGGCCGATCCGGCGCCACCCCGATCGTCTCCGGTGACGGCACCCGCGTTCTCACCGCCGGCGGAATGCCCGGCGGGCAAGGCACTCCGCTGGTACCGAGTCCGGTTTTCGCCTCCACGTACGTGCTGCATGGAGAGCCCGCCGGCCCTTATCAGTACGGTCGGCTGACGAATCCGACCTGGACGGCGTGGGAGGCGGCGCTCGCCGATCTCGAAGGCGGTCCGGCGATCGCTTTTGCCTCCGGAATCGCCGCGGTCACCGCCGTCCTCGCCACGACACTACGACCCGGGGACACCATGCTGATGGCGTCCGATTGCTATTACGCAACACGTCGTCTCGCGGAGGAATTTCTCAGCGATTTCGGGGTTGTGACCCGCTGGGCTCCGACCGGGCCGGAGATGGCCGCGCAGGTCGCGGGTGCCCGGCTGGTGTGGATCGAATCACCGAGCAATCCAGGGCTCGACGTCTGCGATATCGCCGAGCTTGCGCGCCGATGCCGCGACGAAGGCGCTCTGCTCGCCGTCGACAATACGACAGCCACTCCACTCGGCCAGCAGCCACTTCTGCTTGGTGCGGATTTCTCTGTTGCGAGTGACACCAAGGCGATGACCGGCCACAGCGACATCGTGCTGGGACACGTTGCTTGCCGCACCGGCGAGCTCGCCGAGCGGATCCGCGGCTGGCGCAACAGCACCGGGGCGATTCCCGGACCGTTCGAGACCTGGCTCGCGCATCGATCCTTGGCCACCCTGGATCTGCGGCTGGCTCGGCAGGCTGACAACGCCCGCGAACTGGCCGCAATGCTCGCCGCGCACCCCGCCGTCCGACGGGTGCGCTATCCGTGGCTGCCGTCGGATCCGGCGTACCCGCTCGCCGTGCGCCAGATGCGTCGTCCGGGCGGGCTGGTCTCGTTCGAGCTCGCCGGCGCTGCCGAGGCCGAAGCATTTCTCGGCGCGCTGCGCCTCGTCACCGTCGCGACGAGTTTCGGCGGCGTTCACTCCACGGCGGAGCGGCGGGCGCGGTGGGGCGGCGACGACGTCCCACCCGGCTTCATCCGGTTCAGCTGCGGCTGCGAGGACGCAGCGGATTTACTCGCCGACGTCGAGCAGGCGCTCGCTCGTCTGCGGTAG
- a CDS encoding DNA gyrase/topoisomerase IV subunit B, which translates to MTAQPYAAETDAYTARHLLVLEGLEAVRKRPGMYIGSTDSRGLMHCVWELLDNAVDEALAGYGDAIDVIVYADGSVEVRDTGRGIPVDVEPKTGLTGVEVVFTKLHAGGKFGGGAYGTSGGLHGVGASVVNALAARLDVEVDRDGATWTMSFRRGRRGIFDGPGPKAPFRPGGGLAKARRLPRKVTGTRVRFWPDPQIFLRDARIDLDALIARARQTAFLVPGLAITIRDETTAYAETFRFSGGTKDFADYLAAEAGAQTSVSGTLQLRGTGQFTETVPVLDDRGHSVPQDVIREMVVDVALRWDSGYDTVIRSFVNVVATPKGGSHVTGFERAVVKVVSDAARSARLVKDEPIVKDDVLEGLTAVVSVRFPEPQFDGQTKEVLGTPAATRIVFDVVSRGLRAFFSSTRRVDRQASRAVLEKVVAAARTRRALRAHKEAQRRKNALESAALPAKLADCRSTDASRTELFIVEGDSALGTAKLARNSEFQALLPIRGKILNVQKADLSDMLNNAECAAIIQVIGAGSGRSFSLDAVRYGKVIIMTDADVDGAHIRCLLLTLFFRYMRPLLDAGRIFAAVPPLHRIEVSGRKDPVYTYSDAELHRLLADLDRQGIRYKTPQRYKGLGEMDAAQLAETTMDPAHRVLRRMTLTDAAAAEAAFELLMGGDVVPRKEFIAASAATLDRSRIDV; encoded by the coding sequence ATGACCGCTCAGCCGTACGCCGCCGAGACCGACGCGTACACCGCCCGCCACCTCCTCGTCCTGGAAGGGCTGGAGGCGGTCCGCAAGCGGCCGGGGATGTACATCGGTTCCACCGACAGCCGCGGGCTCATGCACTGTGTCTGGGAACTGCTGGACAACGCCGTCGATGAGGCACTCGCCGGCTACGGCGACGCGATCGACGTGATCGTCTACGCCGACGGTTCGGTGGAAGTCCGGGACACCGGTCGCGGCATACCCGTTGACGTCGAACCGAAGACCGGGTTGACCGGCGTCGAGGTGGTGTTCACCAAACTCCACGCCGGCGGCAAGTTCGGCGGCGGCGCGTACGGCACCTCAGGAGGACTGCACGGCGTCGGGGCCAGCGTCGTCAATGCGCTGGCCGCCCGGTTGGACGTCGAGGTCGACCGGGACGGCGCGACCTGGACGATGAGCTTCCGCCGCGGCCGCCGTGGGATATTCGACGGTCCGGGGCCGAAGGCGCCGTTCCGGCCAGGAGGTGGGCTGGCAAAGGCCCGGCGCCTGCCCCGGAAAGTCACCGGCACTCGAGTGCGGTTCTGGCCCGACCCGCAAATCTTCCTTCGCGACGCGCGGATCGACCTCGATGCGCTCATTGCCCGGGCCCGCCAGACCGCATTTCTCGTCCCCGGCCTGGCCATCACGATCCGGGACGAGACGACCGCGTACGCCGAAACGTTCCGATTTTCCGGCGGGACAAAGGATTTTGCCGACTACCTGGCTGCGGAAGCTGGCGCGCAGACCTCGGTCAGCGGCACGCTGCAGCTTCGGGGTACCGGGCAGTTCACCGAGACGGTCCCGGTTCTCGATGACCGTGGACATTCCGTGCCGCAGGACGTTATCCGCGAGATGGTCGTTGATGTTGCACTGCGGTGGGATTCCGGCTACGACACGGTGATCCGGTCTTTTGTCAATGTGGTGGCGACCCCCAAGGGCGGCAGCCACGTCACGGGATTTGAGCGTGCCGTCGTCAAGGTGGTGTCGGACGCCGCACGATCCGCCCGGCTGGTGAAGGACGAACCGATCGTCAAGGACGACGTGCTGGAAGGGTTGACCGCCGTCGTCAGCGTCCGGTTCCCCGAACCGCAATTCGACGGGCAGACCAAGGAGGTGCTCGGCACTCCGGCGGCGACGCGTATCGTCTTCGATGTCGTCAGCCGCGGGCTCCGCGCGTTCTTCTCCTCAACCCGCCGGGTGGACCGCCAGGCGTCCCGCGCGGTGCTGGAAAAAGTCGTCGCCGCTGCGCGGACCCGGCGGGCGCTCCGTGCCCATAAAGAGGCGCAACGTCGGAAGAACGCCCTAGAATCGGCCGCCCTGCCGGCGAAACTGGCTGATTGCCGGTCAACCGACGCCAGCCGCACCGAATTGTTCATCGTCGAAGGCGATTCCGCCCTTGGCACGGCAAAACTGGCCCGCAATTCGGAGTTTCAGGCGTTGTTGCCGATCCGCGGAAAGATTCTCAACGTGCAGAAAGCGGATCTCAGCGACATGCTGAACAACGCCGAATGCGCGGCCATCATCCAGGTCATCGGTGCCGGCTCCGGGCGGAGTTTTTCCCTCGATGCTGTCCGCTACGGCAAAGTCATCATCATGACGGACGCCGATGTCGACGGCGCGCATATCCGCTGCCTCCTCCTCACCCTGTTCTTCCGGTACATGCGCCCGCTCCTGGACGCCGGCCGAATCTTCGCCGCCGTTCCACCGCTGCACCGGATCGAGGTGAGCGGGCGCAAGGACCCCGTCTACACCTACAGCGATGCGGAACTGCACCGGCTGCTTGCGGATCTGGACCGGCAAGGGATCCGGTACAAGACGCCCCAACGGTACAAGGGTCTGGGCGAGATGGACGCCGCGCAGTTGGCCGAAACGACGATGGATCCCGCGCATCGCGTACTGCGCCGCATGACGCTGACCGACGCCGCCGCGGCCGAGGCCGCCTTCGAATTGCTCATGGGCGGTGACGTCGTGCCGCGCAAGGAATTCATCGCCGCCTCCGCGGCGACGCTGGATCGCAGCCGGATCGACGTGTGA
- a CDS encoding DUF7455 domain-containing protein, which produces MTQALATEPLTAADRCDRCGARAYVRAIFPSGQCLLFCAHHARQHAAALREAAVELHDETHLLADVPPTAPDDER; this is translated from the coding sequence GTGACACAGGCACTCGCGACCGAGCCGCTGACCGCTGCTGATCGTTGCGATCGGTGCGGAGCTCGTGCCTATGTCCGCGCCATCTTCCCGTCCGGCCAGTGCCTGCTCTTCTGCGCGCATCACGCCCGCCAGCACGCAGCCGCCCTCCGCGAAGCCGCTGTCGAGTTGCACGACGAGACCCACCTGCTCGCAGACGTCCCGCCCACCGCACCGGACGACGAGCGCTAG
- a CDS encoding RNA polymerase sigma factor encodes MANVVARNVDRQLSHDTSAASHDAASNGGGGLPAASSDLPVSVAPDAGSSNGAPAAGRANRRAAQRDGGRGKKSGSKSAAGGKKPKTSGSAARQSSRTREDPAADDPIDLDAVGDELDAEPFVDDVEIDLSDVDVDLDPVELTDGVDVDPADEATDLAVEDELLLDDDEPQAQLTNAGATADPVKDYLKQIGKVPLLNAEQEVELAKRIEAGLFAEEKLNSGEELSPELRKDLEWIAEDGRRAKNHLLEANLRLVVSLAKRYTGRGMLFLDLIQEGNLGLIRAVEKFDYTKGYKFSTYATWWIRQAITRAMADQARTIRIPVHMVEVINKLARVQRQMLQDLGRDPTPEELAVELDMTPEKVMEVQKYGREPISLHTPLGEDGDSEFGDLIEDSEAIVPSDAVSFTLLQEQLHSVLETLSEREAGVVSMRFGLTDGQPKTLDEIGRVYGVTRERIRQIESKTMSKLRHPSRSQVLRDYLD; translated from the coding sequence ATGGCAAACGTGGTAGCCCGAAACGTCGATCGTCAGCTGTCCCACGACACGTCGGCCGCTTCGCATGATGCGGCGTCCAACGGCGGCGGCGGCCTACCTGCCGCTTCGTCTGATCTCCCTGTTTCCGTAGCACCTGACGCCGGGTCGTCGAACGGCGCGCCCGCGGCGGGTCGTGCGAATCGGCGGGCCGCGCAACGCGATGGTGGGCGCGGCAAGAAGTCCGGGTCGAAGTCAGCTGCGGGCGGCAAGAAGCCGAAAACGTCGGGTAGCGCAGCGCGGCAGAGCTCCCGCACCCGCGAAGACCCGGCGGCTGATGACCCAATCGATCTTGATGCGGTTGGCGACGAGCTGGATGCGGAACCGTTTGTCGACGACGTCGAAATTGATCTGTCCGATGTGGACGTCGATCTCGATCCGGTGGAGTTGACGGACGGCGTCGACGTCGACCCAGCCGACGAAGCGACTGATCTTGCGGTCGAGGATGAGCTTCTGCTCGATGACGACGAGCCGCAGGCACAGTTGACGAACGCGGGTGCGACCGCGGATCCCGTCAAGGACTACCTCAAGCAAATCGGCAAGGTTCCGCTGCTCAACGCCGAGCAAGAAGTCGAGCTGGCGAAACGGATCGAGGCGGGGTTGTTCGCCGAGGAGAAGCTGAATTCCGGCGAAGAGCTGTCGCCCGAACTCCGCAAAGACCTGGAGTGGATCGCCGAGGACGGCCGACGGGCGAAGAACCACTTGCTGGAAGCGAATCTGCGGCTCGTCGTTTCCCTCGCGAAGCGATACACCGGCCGCGGCATGCTCTTTCTCGACCTTATTCAAGAAGGAAATCTCGGCCTCATCCGTGCGGTGGAGAAATTCGACTACACCAAGGGATACAAGTTTTCGACGTACGCGACGTGGTGGATTCGCCAGGCGATTACGCGGGCGATGGCTGATCAGGCGCGGACGATCCGCATTCCCGTCCACATGGTCGAGGTCATCAACAAATTGGCCCGGGTGCAGCGCCAGATGCTGCAGGATCTCGGCCGCGACCCGACGCCGGAGGAGCTGGCGGTCGAGCTCGACATGACGCCGGAAAAAGTCATGGAAGTGCAGAAGTACGGCCGCGAGCCGATCAGTCTGCATACGCCGTTGGGCGAGGACGGCGACAGCGAGTTCGGGGACCTGATCGAGGATTCCGAGGCGATCGTGCCGTCGGACGCCGTCTCGTTCACCCTGCTGCAGGAGCAATTGCACTCGGTGCTGGAGACTCTCTCCGAGCGCGAGGCGGGCGTGGTCTCCATGCGCTTCGGCCTTACCGACGGCCAGCCCAAGACGCTTGACGAGATCGGCCGGGTGTACGGGGTGACCCGGGAACGGATTCGGCAGATCGAGTCGAAGACGATGTCGAAACTCCGACACCCATCCCGGTCTCAGGTGCTTCGCGACTATCTGGACTAG
- a CDS encoding DUF6295 family protein has product MCTYVTKCLPIHGSAKGPHGWFSARTASVYLDHPVHAPADHTLNIDVLNPERGPEYRVAVELDPASARELAYAILELVETFGDGGGNIGTGPTRAG; this is encoded by the coding sequence ATGTGCACGTACGTTACGAAATGCCTGCCCATTCACGGCAGTGCCAAAGGACCGCACGGCTGGTTCTCAGCCCGCACGGCCTCGGTGTATCTCGACCATCCCGTGCACGCGCCGGCCGATCACACGCTGAATATCGATGTGCTCAATCCCGAACGCGGTCCGGAATATCGGGTCGCGGTCGAACTCGATCCGGCGTCGGCGCGGGAACTGGCTTACGCCATCCTCGAACTCGTCGAGACCTTCGGGGATGGCGGCGGAAACATCGGAACCGGTCCCACCCGCGCGGGATAG
- a CDS encoding putative bifunctional diguanylate cyclase/phosphodiesterase: MTDGPAPARRPTSPGRPDGWAAAAIAHFLAAVVDLPQPQKVLLTAVQQLAQTLAANRVAIVQAGHVLAGSDDAGDTDGPKRRRLTRYTVPVGGPLQGELLIERDRELDEAERTLVTGMARAVEMSYAMGRTLEAERRLRTRSERQANVNAKLLASLRERQRLLEALSGIQRMISRREPLVDILDAVVRTVHEVLGVDTVIIRRGPSATVAARCGGTERTARWLARLPLPDGTTGGVHDLETANPPAGIAVTRALAGVVHENGRIAGALIAATTDPARLWRDADREALGVFADHVTLAITDATTVEAMNRAFHDSLTGLASRALFLDRLNLGLAQAARSGTNLCLLFIDLDRFKIVNDTLGHAAGDVLLVEIANRLRSCLRASDTAARYGGDEFVALLHDTDVRGAAIVAARIIDAVRQPLRVGEMDVTVDASIGIACSVAGGTAADDLLRSADVAMYRAKRAGRGRYAIYEPSMHAALLEQLHLETELRGALHRGEFVVHYQPIVELATGDILGAEALLRWNHPRRGLLTAAEFVPIAEDCGEMVEIGSWVLRTACAQARAWQRELGEAPFTISVNVSTAQLAGDTFAGYLKEVLENTGLAATSLVLDITEALVLREEPWLLARLEELKLLGVSLAVDDFGARYSSLAGLPRLPLDMVKIDQAFIDAVGTPEGSAFARKIVELAHTLDLQVIAEGVQTQQQFEELRRARCEFAQGYLFAEPVDTDRVPALRPTAQRLWRPTVRRSR, encoded by the coding sequence GTGACGGACGGTCCCGCCCCCGCGCGACGACCCACGTCCCCCGGCAGACCGGACGGATGGGCCGCCGCGGCGATCGCGCACTTCCTCGCCGCGGTAGTGGATCTGCCACAACCACAGAAGGTGCTGCTCACGGCGGTCCAGCAGCTCGCGCAGACCCTGGCCGCCAACCGCGTCGCCATCGTGCAGGCCGGCCACGTCCTGGCCGGCAGCGACGACGCCGGCGACACCGACGGGCCGAAACGGCGCCGGTTGACCCGCTACACCGTACCCGTCGGCGGACCCCTGCAAGGCGAGCTGCTCATCGAAAGAGATCGCGAACTCGACGAAGCGGAGCGCACCCTGGTCACCGGAATGGCCCGGGCGGTCGAAATGAGCTACGCCATGGGCCGCACCCTGGAAGCCGAACGCCGGCTGCGCACCAGGAGCGAACGCCAGGCCAATGTGAACGCGAAACTCCTCGCGTCGTTGCGGGAACGCCAGCGCTTGCTGGAAGCCCTGTCCGGCATCCAACGCATGATTTCCCGGCGCGAACCGCTGGTGGACATCCTGGACGCCGTCGTGCGCACCGTCCACGAGGTCCTCGGTGTCGACACGGTCATCATTCGGCGCGGCCCGTCAGCGACCGTCGCAGCCCGGTGCGGCGGCACGGAGCGAACCGCCCGCTGGTTGGCCCGCTTACCCCTTCCCGACGGAACAACCGGCGGTGTCCACGACCTCGAGACAGCTAATCCGCCCGCCGGAATTGCGGTGACCCGAGCGCTCGCCGGCGTCGTCCACGAGAACGGGCGAATTGCCGGTGCGCTCATCGCAGCCACCACCGATCCCGCCCGGCTCTGGCGGGACGCCGACCGCGAAGCCCTGGGCGTCTTCGCCGACCACGTGACCCTGGCCATCACCGACGCCACCACCGTGGAGGCGATGAACCGGGCATTTCACGATTCCCTGACGGGCTTGGCGAGTCGAGCTCTGTTTCTGGACCGGCTCAACCTCGGGTTGGCCCAGGCCGCCCGATCGGGCACAAACCTCTGCCTGCTCTTCATCGACCTTGACCGATTCAAAATTGTCAACGACACGTTGGGGCACGCCGCCGGCGACGTCCTCCTCGTCGAAATCGCCAATCGCTTGCGCAGTTGCCTGCGGGCCAGCGACACCGCGGCCCGGTACGGCGGCGATGAATTCGTCGCCCTGCTGCACGACACCGACGTCCGCGGTGCGGCGATTGTCGCAGCGCGCATCATCGACGCGGTTCGCCAACCGTTACGTGTCGGCGAGATGGACGTGACCGTCGACGCAAGCATCGGCATCGCCTGCTCCGTGGCAGGCGGCACGGCGGCGGATGACTTGTTGCGCAGCGCGGACGTCGCCATGTATCGGGCGAAACGGGCCGGCCGCGGCCGATACGCCATCTACGAGCCGTCCATGCACGCGGCGCTCCTCGAACAACTGCACCTGGAAACGGAATTGCGCGGCGCGCTGCACCGCGGGGAATTCGTCGTCCATTATCAACCGATCGTCGAACTCGCCACCGGCGACATTCTCGGAGCCGAAGCGTTATTGCGGTGGAATCATCCTCGACGCGGGCTGCTCACCGCCGCGGAGTTCGTGCCGATTGCCGAGGACTGCGGGGAGATGGTGGAAATCGGCAGTTGGGTGTTACGGACGGCGTGCGCGCAAGCGCGCGCCTGGCAGCGTGAACTCGGCGAGGCACCCTTCACCATCAGCGTCAACGTCTCAACCGCCCAGCTCGCGGGCGACACCTTCGCCGGCTACCTCAAGGAGGTCCTGGAGAACACCGGCCTCGCCGCCACCTCCCTGGTGCTCGACATCACCGAGGCCTTGGTGTTGCGGGAAGAACCCTGGCTGCTTGCCCGGCTCGAAGAGCTCAAGCTCCTCGGGGTGAGCCTTGCTGTCGACGACTTCGGTGCTCGATATTCCTCACTGGCTGGCCTGCCTCGCCTCCCGTTGGACATGGTGAAGATCGACCAAGCCTTCATCGATGCCGTCGGCACGCCGGAAGGCTCGGCGTTCGCACGGAAAATCGTCGAGCTCGCCCACACCCTCGACCTGCAGGTCATCGCCGAAGGAGTGCAGACCCAGCAACAATTCGAGGAACTGCGCCGAGCGCGGTGCGAATTCGCCCAGGGATATCTGTTCGCCGAGCCGGTCGATACCGACCGTGTGCCGGCACTGCGCCCGACCGCTCAACGACTCTGGCGGCCGACCGTCCGGCGATCCCGCTGA